The following nucleotide sequence is from Gammaproteobacteria bacterium.
CAGGGTATTCAATCAATGAATCTGATGCATGTGCAATGATGCCTATTAATAATGTAATAACTGTTATAACTAACGCCCTTTTTGTTACTGTATACATGATGATCTCCTTTTATACTTCGTTATAAAGTATGTAAATTTAGTGCCGCAAACAAGCACGCACTTTTTGGAAAGGTAGTTACAAATCGGTACAAATTATGGAAAAGCAAAAGAAAAATAGAACTCAAATAATTCCTGTTTCTCGCATGGTTGAAGATATTATTGGATGCAAATGGTCTTTGTCTGTTCTAAAGGCAATTAGAAATGAACTGCAAAGACCAGGGGAGATACAAAGATCAATTGATGGAATTTCCACTAAAGTCCTAAATGAGCGATTTGTAAAAATGATGCGATATGGAATATTAGTTAAAAAAGTACACCCAGAAGTACCGCCTAGAGTGGAATATAATTTGACTGATTTTGGCAAAAAATTTGTTGCAATATTAGATCAAATTGAAAACTTACAAAATGACGTTTCTTAGAAATAAATTTAGGGGTTAATATTAGATTTAAAAAGTGATGTCTGTTATTGGCCGAAAGCAATCATTTTAATTTTTCATTGTCATAAGCCATCCAATTACTAAGCTGGAGACACCTATCACACCAGCCAGAGGTTGCTCCAGTATCCAAAATATCAATTTTTGCATCGCTTTCCATTCCAAGTCTAGAAGCCCATCAAAACTAACTCCTAAATACTGCAACGGTTTGTATAAAGGAATCGGTAGCCACTCTCCATTTCCAAGCCAGTGATAAAACTGATAGCCAAATATGCTGATTGTAATAAAAAGCCCGCATCCAATCACAACATAACCACAATCACTAAGTCTATTTTCTTTTGTGTTATTTCCCATAAGATCTTTCCAGGTCAATACATCTATACGTTTTGTAGTGCTTGCAATTCTAGGTCACTAAACCCTGCTTTCTTTCGCGCTTCTATTTCAAATGGGCCACGCAACTCGCCAGACATGTATTCCTTTAACAATTCTTGAAATGTTTCTTCTGGCAGTTTATTTTCCAAGCTACATGCATAGTTGAACCACTGACTGCCAATCGCTACATGACCTATTTCTTGCTCAAATATAATTTTTAAAATCTCAACCGTCGCAGTATCACCATGCCCCTGTAAGCGTTTAATCATTCCTGGCGTAACATCCAATCCTCTCGCTTCTAAAACACGTGGCACTAATGCCATGCGTGCAATCACACTGTTTTGGGTTTTCAGCGCCATCTCCCATAATCCATTATGCGCATCAAAATCCCCGTACTCACAATCTAGTTCTTGCAAGTGCGCTCGTAGCATTGTGAAATGCTGCGCTTCTTCAAATGCCACTTGCATCCAATTTTCATAATATTCCAATGGCATATCTTGAAACCGATACATAGCATCTAATGCCAGGTTGATTGCATTAAATTCTATATGTGCAATTGCATGAATTAATGCAATTCTTCCCTCTTCTGTAGCCAAATTGCGGCGCGGCACTTCACGAGGCGAAACAAGTTTTGGTTGATTAGGCCTGCCAGGAGTGACAATTGATTCTATTTTTTCGGATTTCGAAAGATCAATGTCTTCTTCATTAAAGCGAGCCTGCAATGCAAACACCGCTGCGCATTTTTGTTCGGGCTGCGCAAGCAATAAACAGGCTAGAGTTTCTTTAAATACTGCAATCATGATTACATTACGAGGACACTAATTTTTGATAATAACCAAAGAAGATACGAGCAATTTATCAAAAAGATCAATGACGTCTGCATTTTTCATGCGCACACATCCAATCGATGCAGCTTGGCCAATCAAGCCTTCTTCATGTGTACCGTGAATATAAATATAGCGCTCATAACTATCTACGTTATGGCCTTCAGAGTTTTTAGCTTTATTAAAACCTTCTTCTAAACCCTCTAACCAAAGTATTCTAGAAGTTATACATTCTACTTCTGTACACACTGCTTCATGTTCGATGGATGCTAATGAGTTTGTCCGTACTCTGGATAAAAATATTTCAGCATACTCAGCTTCTGCACCAATTTTTTCTTTAATACAGTGAACACCAATAGGTGTTTGATAAGATCCTTCTTGTTGACCCACCCCATGACGTGAAGTTGAAACTGGATAGCTACAAACAAACGAATCTTTTTCAAAAAGAGACAAGGTTTGTTCACTAACACTTACGATTGCAGTGGGAAAATCTACATATTGAGGATATTGTTCACGTGCTTGCTGCAATAAGGGCAACAGCTTTTCAGCTGATTTAGAGTCAGACATGCAATGAGGTTTTAATTACTATTATGTAAATCAATCCCTGCATACTCTTTTTCACGCTCTTGCTTTGAATCATCATTGCGAGAATTTTCTAGGTTTTCAAAATAACCTTCTTCAACCCCGGTTACATAATCACCATTAAATACCGAAGTATCAAATTTTTCTAAGCGCAGATTGCCTTGTTGCACAGACCAGATTAGGTCATCTAAATCTTGATAGATGAGCCTATCTGCCTGAATTTCTTTACAAATCCCATCTACATCACGATTAAATGCTATCAGTTCACTACGAGCCGGCATATCAATGCCGTAAATATTTTGGTAGCGAACGGGTGGCGAAGCAGAAGCGAAATATACTTTCTTTGCACCTGCGTCTCTTGCCATCTGTGCAATTTCTCGCGATGTGGTACCACGCACAATGGAATCATCCACTAATAAAATATTCTTACCCCGAAACTCTAAGCCAACAGGATTAAGTTTTTGACGTACTGACTTTTTGCGTTTCTTTTGCCCAGGCATGATAAATGTTCGTGCAATGTAGCGATTCTTAATGAACCCTTCGCGGTATTTAACACCTAACAAATACGCAATTTCAATTGCTGTAGTTCTACTGGTATCGGGTATCGGCATAACTACATCAATATCATGATCTTTCCAATCTTGAAGAATTTTCTTCGCTAAACATTGACCCATGCGCATACGCGCTTTTTGCACGAAAACATCTTCAATTACTGAATCGGGTCTTGCAAAATATACATACTCAAATATGCAAGGTGTATGCACAGCGTCTGTAGCGCATTGTTCGCTTGCCACTTTACCGTCTTCATTAATGAAAATAGCCTCGCCGGGTGAAATATCTCGCACTAGACTGTATCCAAGTAAATCTAGCGCAACGCTTTCCGATGCCACCATGTATTCCATGCCATGTTTGGATTCACGCACACCATAAACAAGTGGCCTTATTCCATTAGGATCACGGAACGCAACGATGCCTCGCCCGGTAATCATCGCAACCACTGCATAAGCACCTTTACAACGTCGATGCACACCTCGCACTGCAGCGAATACATCTTCTGCACGCAGTTGTAATGATTCTTGTTTAGCGAGCTCGTGTGCAAAAACATTTAGCAAAATTTCAGAATCGGAATCGGTATTAAGATGACGACGATCTTCTAAGAAAAGTTCTTTCTTAAGTTGTACGGCATTAATTAAATTACCGTTATGCGCTAAAGAAATACCAAATGGAGAATTCACATAAAACGGTTGTGCTTCAGCAGAAGATGATGAACCAGCGGTGGGATAACGTACATGACCAATGCCTACATTGCCTTTTAAGCGCTCCATATGTCGGCTTTGAAATACATCACTCACTAAACCAATAGACTTACGCTGAAAAAGCCTACCATTATCATAAGTAACGATTCCTGCCGCGTCTTGCCCACGATGCTGCAACATCAATAATGCGTTATATAAATCTTGATTAACCGCGCTGTTTGCAACGACGCCTACTATGCCACACATGCGTTAAGCCTTAATTTAATTAGTAGTGATAAGCTGAAGCTTGTAGATCCGCTTCATCTAATGAAAAATATTTGGAGAATTCTGGCGGCATAAACTCAATAACTTTTTTAGCCACCAGTTCAAAAGGCGGTAAAATCTGTGAAGCTTTCCATGTATCTGATAATGGAAAGTTTGTATAGGAAGCCGCTAATATAAGTAATACAACTATAGCGGTGCCACGAAAAATACCAAAAAAGCCTCCTAAAAGACGATCCACCCCTCGTAACGCACGATTTTTTGTCAAATGACTAAGAATATAATTCAGCAAAGCACCTGCAATTAAAGTGCCGATAACAATCAATACAAATGCTATCCCTACACGCAACTTACTCACCTCAATCTCACTTTGCGAAAGACTAAAAGTGGCATCATCAATACTTGCAGGTAAAAATAACGCGACTTGATTTGAAAAGTTTATTGCTAACCAAATGGCTGCAATCCAACTTACTAAAGACACAGCCTCTTTCACAAAGCCGCGGAAGATGGCAACAACAACCGAGACTAGTAGGATGAAAACAATCCCTATATCAATCCAAGAAAATTCCATATTTTATTTTAACAATGTGTATCTACTAGATTTAATTTAAACCCGCATAAGCTTTTAAACATTACAAAAACATCATTTATGGATGTTTAGTGACGAAACTTCCTTTCAAACCATGTTCTTTTTCAATCTTATCACGCAATTTATCTGCATTCTCACGCTGCAACTCAGGCCCAACTTTCACTCGATAGACTGATTTATCACCACTACCCGATCGCTCAGTAAAAGCCGATAATTTGCTTGCCAATAACTTCTCTTGCAACGCTAATGCTTTGCCTTTTTCACCAAATGCAGCCACTTGTACAGCCCAGGCGGTTAAAGCTGGATTTGTTTTAATATGATTTTCGGTAGCTTCTACCACTTGCACCTTAGCAACTTGAGTAACGGTAGTTTTAGTTTCTTCAACCGGTTCAGGCAAAGTTTTTTCTGCCTCCTCCACCTGAACTGAAGCATTAATATCGGCATCTTCAGGCTTTTCTATTGGTGGTAACTCATCCAACTTTTTAGTGTCGGGTAAATCACTATCAAAAGTAAAGGTGGGCTCTGGCGGTACTTCCATATTAAGTGCCACAGATTCTTGACGCCCTGAGCCATCTAATATCATCGGCACAAAAATTACTGCAAGGGCAATAATAACGGCTGCACCAATTAAACGCTGTTTTAATGTAGTTTCCATATAGATAATATTTTGATTTTGAAGTCTATTTGACCTCTAATCCCTCAATCAGTTTACAATCCATGCATATTTAGACATAGAAATATTTGTCAGAATTATACTTCTAGGCTCAGTACTTCTGCTACTGTTAAAAAAGATCCAAATACCACAATGCGCAATGATTCATCTTGCGTGTTTTTAGCAGCATTATAGGCCTCTGATATAGAGGAATAAGAATATATGACGCAATCGTGGCAACAGTTATCAAGCTGCTTTTTCAGACTTTCTTTCTCAAGCGCTCGTTCAGAATCTAACTGAGAAATATGCCACTCATCAAACATCCCTCCTACACACTCTATAATACCGCAGACATCTTTATCTGCTAACACTGCAAAAACTGCGATGGTTTTCTGTACAGGCTTCAGTTCCCGTAGGTTATTAACCAATACCTTTGCACTGTCCAAATTATGCGCTACATCTAGAATGATTTCACAAGGTCCTGGAATACGTTGGAAACGCCCAGGAAGACTAATTTTACTTAAACCTCGATCTACGCTTTCCCGAGTAACGGCTAAGACACTATCAAGTCGAACTAATGCCATCAATGCGGTTGCTGCATTTCCAATCTGCACCTCACCATAGAGACTCGGCATGGGCAAACCATCCCAGTTCACACTTGCTCCACTAAACGACCACGTATCATCGCTGCGCTTAGTGTAAGAGTAATCTTTATTTATTAATAATAACTCTGTACCCAGTTTTTCAGCATATTCAATTAGACTATTTGGCGGGTTTGTATCGCCACAAATTGCAGGTCGGTTTGCTCGGAATACTCCAGCTTTTTCAAATCCTATTAATTCTCGAGTAGAACCTAACCATTGCACATGATCAATTCCTATACTCGACACAATCGCGACTTCAGCATCAAGAATATTTACTGCATCAAGACGACCACCCAGCCCGACTTCATAGATTGCTACATCTAAGTCCGACTCAGCAAAAATTTGCATCGCTGCTAGAGTGCCGAACTCGAAATAACTAAGACTCGTATCTCCCCGCGCGCGGTCAACTTTATCAAAAGCATTACATAAAGAACTATCATCTGCATTCTGCTGCTGAACACGTATACGTTCATTGTAGTGTAGTAAGTGTGGCGAAGTATAAGCGCCCACACGATACCCAGCATGATGAAATATAGACTCTAAAATAGTTACGATAGAACCCTTACCATTAGTGCCTGCTACAACAATAGCGGTATAATTAGGTTTGCCTACATCCATACTGTTAGCGACATCTAAAATGCGCTCAAGGCCTAGCTCAATTTTTTGCGAGTGCAAGGTTTCTTGCCAAACCAGCCACTCTTGCAATGTAGAAAATCTCATTGCATCCCCTGCTTGATTATTATGCAGATACGATTAACGCTGAAATTCAATAAAGCAATTATTAAATATTTAATTTTCATAGCAGCAGTCTTTTGCAAATTAAAACAATTTAAATAAAGTCGGCTTAAGAGATACATAGATCTCTAAGACAACTAAGAATTTAAGAAAATTGAATTATCAGTAAAAGTTCTATAGCTAACGTAACTAGCTAAACGGTGATTATTCTTATTTTAGTTTTATTCTTCTTTAACGATATCCGCATGAGTGAGAATGCATAGCATCTCATGCAGTTGATCACGCATATTATTTCGATCAACAATCATATCTAGTGCGCCATGCTCCAGCAAAAATTCACTTCTTTGAAAACCTTCTGGCAAGGTTTCGCGCACGGTTTGCTCGATCACTCGTTGCCCAGCAAAACCTATCAAAGCATTGGGTTCAGCAATATTTAGGTCGCCCAACAT
It contains:
- a CDS encoding transcriptional regulator, which produces MEKQKKNRTQIIPVSRMVEDIIGCKWSLSVLKAIRNELQRPGEIQRSIDGISTKVLNERFVKMMRYGILVKKVHPEVPPRVEYNLTDFGKKFVAILDQIENLQNDVS
- a CDS encoding DUF455 family protein, which codes for MIAVFKETLACLLLAQPEQKCAAVFALQARFNEEDIDLSKSEKIESIVTPGRPNQPKLVSPREVPRRNLATEEGRIALIHAIAHIEFNAINLALDAMYRFQDMPLEYYENWMQVAFEEAQHFTMLRAHLQELDCEYGDFDAHNGLWEMALKTQNSVIARMALVPRVLEARGLDVTPGMIKRLQGHGDTATVEILKIIFEQEIGHVAIGSQWFNYACSLENKLPEETFQELLKEYMSGELRGPFEIEARKKAGFSDLELQALQNV
- a CDS encoding L,D-transpeptidase family protein, whose amino-acid sequence is MSDSKSAEKLLPLLQQAREQYPQYVDFPTAIVSVSEQTLSLFEKDSFVCSYPVSTSRHGVGQQEGSYQTPIGVHCIKEKIGAEAEYAEIFLSRVRTNSLASIEHEAVCTEVECITSRILWLEGLEEGFNKAKNSEGHNVDSYERYIYIHGTHEEGLIGQAASIGCVRMKNADVIDLFDKLLVSSLVIIKN
- the purF gene encoding amidophosphoribosyltransferase; protein product: MCGIVGVVANSAVNQDLYNALLMLQHRGQDAAGIVTYDNGRLFQRKSIGLVSDVFQSRHMERLKGNVGIGHVRYPTAGSSSSAEAQPFYVNSPFGISLAHNGNLINAVQLKKELFLEDRRHLNTDSDSEILLNVFAHELAKQESLQLRAEDVFAAVRGVHRRCKGAYAVVAMITGRGIVAFRDPNGIRPLVYGVRESKHGMEYMVASESVALDLLGYSLVRDISPGEAIFINEDGKVASEQCATDAVHTPCIFEYVYFARPDSVIEDVFVQKARMRMGQCLAKKILQDWKDHDIDVVMPIPDTSRTTAIEIAYLLGVKYREGFIKNRYIARTFIMPGQKKRKKSVRQKLNPVGLEFRGKNILLVDDSIVRGTTSREIAQMARDAGAKKVYFASASPPVRYQNIYGIDMPARSELIAFNRDVDGICKEIQADRLIYQDLDDLIWSVQQGNLRLEKFDTSVFNGDYVTGVEEGYFENLENSRNDDSKQEREKEYAGIDLHNSN
- a CDS encoding CvpA family protein → MEFSWIDIGIVFILLVSVVVAIFRGFVKEAVSLVSWIAAIWLAINFSNQVALFLPASIDDATFSLSQSEIEVSKLRVGIAFVLIVIGTLIAGALLNYILSHLTKNRALRGVDRLLGGFFGIFRGTAIVVLLILAASYTNFPLSDTWKASQILPPFELVAKKVIEFMPPEFSKYFSLDEADLQASAYHY
- the folC gene encoding bifunctional tetrahydrofolate synthase/dihydrofolate synthase, with the protein product MRFSTLQEWLVWQETLHSQKIELGLERILDVANSMDVGKPNYTAIVVAGTNGKGSIVTILESIFHHAGYRVGAYTSPHLLHYNERIRVQQQNADDSSLCNAFDKVDRARGDTSLSYFEFGTLAAMQIFAESDLDVAIYEVGLGGRLDAVNILDAEVAIVSSIGIDHVQWLGSTRELIGFEKAGVFRANRPAICGDTNPPNSLIEYAEKLGTELLLINKDYSYTKRSDDTWSFSGASVNWDGLPMPSLYGEVQIGNAATALMALVRLDSVLAVTRESVDRGLSKISLPGRFQRIPGPCEIILDVAHNLDSAKVLVNNLRELKPVQKTIAVFAVLADKDVCGIIECVGGMFDEWHISQLDSERALEKESLKKQLDNCCHDCVIYSYSSISEAYNAAKNTQDESLRIVVFGSFLTVAEVLSLEV